The region CTTCATGGTGTCGTCTACAACGTTTACCTTCACAACCTTGCCCTTGGCGCCGATGGTGAACTGAACGCTCATCTGACCGGCCAACTTTGGCTGGCGCTTCAATTGACGCTCGTAACATCCGCGAACCATGTCTTGGCTATTTGAAAGAGCGTCTTGGATGTCGCTCACTTCAAGAACTTCAACCTGCTCGGCTGCTGTATCGGTGATGCTCGCTGCATTCGCAGTGCTTGGCGCTGCCCACTGAATCATGCCCATGCTCATGGCGAAAGCTGCGTAGAAAATGCTCCAACGCTTAACTGCAACACTTGAAGTTTTCTTCGTTACGCGGACCATGATGCGACCATCTTTAGATGCTGTCCAAGTTGCGCTCATGTTGTTTGCTAGTTTTTTCATCGTCCGTCTCCCCGTTTGGCGTTGTTGCCTTGCACTATAAACGCTGCAAGTGCGGTGCCACTTTCGAATGAGGCAAAATGGGACGATTCCGGTGACGCAGATCACACAACATAGAGGTTTCAAGCCAGGCTTGACGGGAAGCCGTCAGAAATTCCGACACCCTGTCAAAGGTGTGCATACGGGCCTATAGGAGGGTGGTGGCGGTTTGCCTACATGAGGGGATACGCGAAATTAAGCGCTGTAGATGGCGCCTGAAGCTGTTCAGTGCTTACTCTGTTCCAACACCAGAGCCTTGGAGGTCTTTTACCTGTATAACGATTCGACGGTTTAAGCCCCGCCCCGCTTGGGTGTCATTCCTTGCTATGGGCTCCGCGGACCCTTTCCCATCAATATCAATTCGCTCTACCGAAATTCCACCCGCTACAAGTCGCTCCCTCAAAATGGTTGCTCGACGTTTAGATAGAAAAAGGTTTCGATTCGTATCACCCACCGAATCGGTATGTCCGGTGATTAAGATTTTCTTAATTTCCATGTGCTCTTTGAGAAAACTAATAATCTTATCGATCGCTCGATTCGATTTCGGCGCTGGAGTCTTCGTAGCATGAGCGAACTGAACGCCCTTCGCAAAGTCAGTTAGAACATCGCCTAATCGAGTCTCTATCGTTTTTGGCTCAGGTTCGGCGATTGTTGTCACTTCGGGACAACCGTCTCTTTCTGCTTCCGCCGGCGCGTTCTCTGGATCAAGAGGACATTTGTCCACGGTATCCAAAACACCATCGGCATCATTATCTAAGTCGGGACAACCGTCGCCGTCTTCAAACTCGTCAAAGTCTTCCGCCTCTAATGGACATTTGTCTTTTTCGTCTTCAATACCATCTTGATCGTTGTCGAGTTCAGGGCACCCGTCTTCATCTTCGAACTCATCGAGGTCCTCTGCCTTATCGACACATTTGTCTAAGTCGTCAAAGACCTTGTCGTTGTCGGAGTCTAAACGCTTGTCTGGACAGCCATCTTCTTCTTGAAAGTCATTCTTCGTCTCAGCGGCATCCGGGCACTTATCGTCGACGTCTGATATTCCATCGGCATCGTAGTCATCCTCCGGGCAGCCGTCTTGGTCGCCCAAGCCATCCATATCTTCTGGAGAATTCGGACAACCATCCTCGTTATCATTGATACCGTCGTCATCAGAATCGAATGTTATCTGGTGACCACCTTCCAAGCCTAAGAATAGGCGCAGCGATGGTGATACAGGGCTTGCGCCCAGCCCCATACCAAAACCAAAAGTTAAACGACTCATCGAAATATAGGCTGAATCCTTTTCGACCCAGTTCGACGGAAGTGTCCAGGCACCGCCCGCTTGAAACTCTTGTGGGTAAATCCGGTCACCATAGGCGCCCTTTTCCAAAACGATGCTTCCCACCCACGCAGCAAACGCATCAAGCGAAAGCCCGAGCCATGGTTCAAGCGACGAGGATGCACCGAACGTGTAATGAATCTGGTCACTGAAAAGCATGCCTTCAAGTTCATATTGTTTTCGAATCTGATAACCCAGTTCGGCCTGGATCCGGATAGAGTATGTATTGTCGTCAGCTCCGCCCAGCACCAGAGTTTTCGCAGCCGCCACGGTCGGTGTCATCGATACGCCCGCCTCACCGGAGTAACTGGCTTCATTGGCTGTAGGCAATGTCATCGGCAACAGAAGTGCTAAATCGACGAAATAATCCTTCTCACTCAAAATTTTCCCGTGAACATTCAGAGCGACATCGCCCACCCCTGCACCTGGTTCGACAAGCGCAACTCCCAAAATTGAGCGGTCAAGCCCCGAGCCTTGATGATAGGTCACGGGGATCCCCAGGCTCACCGTCACCAAGTCGTAAAGTCCCATAGATGCTTGGAGTAAACCCGATAAACGGTAACTGATAAGGTAACCCAAATCGTTGGTGTTACTCCCAATCGTTTGGCTCACTTTTAAGATTTGGTGACTGGAATCGAGCCAAAACAAAGCTTCTAGATGTAAGTGCGGCAAGTCTTCAATGGCTTCTAGCGGACCCAAACCATCACTTGAAATAGCGGGCTGGCTACCGACAATGGGAAGCGATGCCTGCGCAGGAACCGCCCCTAACAAGCCGAACAACAAACCAAAAAACATGACCCGCAAGTGCATCATGCTTCCTCTTCTGGTCGAAGTCGCCAGGCACGTAAAACCAGGGTAACCAGTAGCAACCAATACCAGGCCGAGCCAGGTGACGACGTGGCGCAACTTAGTCCACCACCGTCAAACCGTAGCTCAGCATTGCAATCAGGATTCTCCAAGGCGGTTGCTAGGTCATCACAAGGCCCCAGAGTTTCCGCAGGGTCGGACGTACCCGCTGGGTCTACTGATTCTGTAGGGTCAGGCGTAGTCGTCGGATCAGAAACATCAGTAGGTTCCGATGGTTCTGTAGAATCCGTAGCGTCCGTGGGGTCCGTGGGGTCCGTGGGATCTGAGCTATCCGATGGTTCCACGCCTTCGGGAGTGCATAGCGAAGGTTCACTCACACATGTCCAACCCTCTTCAACCGAACACGCAGCGTTACAGCCATCCTCATCGAGTGAATTTGCGTCATCACAGGCTTCTTCACCGAGAATCAAACCATCTCCACAAATAGCGTCGCAGACAGACGGGAGCCCATTGCACACAAAGCCTGCTTCAACTTCGCAAGTATCTGAACAACCATCGCCGGTGAGACTATTTGCATCGTCACATTGCTCGCCATCATCCAAGAGCCCATTGCCGCAAACCTGCTCACATAACGATGGGCTCCCCGAACAGCTCCAGCCTGAATCAATTAGGCACTCGCTGCATCCATCTTCATTCGACCCATTGCCATCATCGCAGGCTTCATCATCGGTAACCAAACCGTCCCCACAAATACTCACGCAAACTGAGGGCTCTTCTTCGCAGACATACCCCGGCTCAAGCGCGCAGGATGATGAACAACCGTCACCAGATTCAGCATTACCGTCATCACAGGCTTCGTCGATGTTAATCAAACCGTTGCCACATGTAAGACTGCAAAAAGAGGGTTCACCCGAACAGACGAAACCAGCTTCCACTTCACAAGTAACGCTGCAGCCGTCTCCTTCAAAGCTATTTTGGTCATCGCATTGCTCACCTGGGTCCAACAAGCCATTGCCACAAAGAGCCTCACATACCGACGGTTCGTCCGTACAGCTGTAACCCGGTTCGATCAGGCAGCCACCCTGGCACCCGTCCCCCGGTGCTGTGTTGCCATCATCGCATTCTTCGCCATCGTTAAGACTTCCATTGCCACAAAGGAACGT is a window of Deltaproteobacteria bacterium DNA encoding:
- a CDS encoding AgmX/PglI C-terminal domain-containing protein, which encodes MKKLANNMSATWTASKDGRIMVRVTKKTSSVAVKRWSIFYAAFAMSMGMIQWAAPSTANAASITDTAAEQVEVLEVSDIQDALSNSQDMVRGCYERQLKRQPKLAGQMSVQFTIGAKGKVVKVNVVDDTMKSRRLNRCVTRNVSKWTFPTPQDGKVTIYSPYVLNPMAG
- a CDS encoding OmpA family protein, whose protein sequence is MMHLRVMFFGLLFGLLGAVPAQASLPIVGSQPAISSDGLGPLEAIEDLPHLHLEALFWLDSSHQILKVSQTIGSNTNDLGYLISYRLSGLLQASMGLYDLVTVSLGIPVTYHQGSGLDRSILGVALVEPGAGVGDVALNVHGKILSEKDYFVDLALLLPMTLPTANEASYSGEAGVSMTPTVAAAKTLVLGGADDNTYSIRIQAELGYQIRKQYELEGMLFSDQIHYTFGASSSLEPWLGLSLDAFAAWVGSIVLEKGAYGDRIYPQEFQAGGAWTLPSNWVEKDSAYISMSRLTFGFGMGLGASPVSPSLRLFLGLEGGHQITFDSDDDGINDNEDGCPNSPEDMDGLGDQDGCPEDDYDADGISDVDDKCPDAAETKNDFQEEDGCPDKRLDSDNDKVFDDLDKCVDKAEDLDEFEDEDGCPELDNDQDGIEDEKDKCPLEAEDFDEFEDGDGCPDLDNDADGVLDTVDKCPLDPENAPAEAERDGCPEVTTIAEPEPKTIETRLGDVLTDFAKGVQFAHATKTPAPKSNRAIDKIISFLKEHMEIKKILITGHTDSVGDTNRNLFLSKRRATILRERLVAGGISVERIDIDGKGSAEPIARNDTQAGRGLNRRIVIQVKDLQGSGVGTE
- a CDS encoding DUF4215 domain-containing protein, which gives rise to GPAGTCLTATCGDGFTNVGIEDCDGLGETASCDLDCSTAFCGDGYLNALAGETCDDGNDLDTDLCRNTCVTGFCGDGIVLEGKEDCDDGSQSSTCELDCTFASCGDGVLNTLASEQCDDGNGLLSDGCDGQCVIEAGWLCAGSPAVCETVCGDGLVVGIEACDDGGVPQASGDGCALDCSVESGWSCEGEPSTCAPSCGNGVLNPGEACDDGNLLADDGCNDACALEDGWICESSPSICEEICGNGVFNSGEACEDGNATDGDGCSAICLVENGFECLGEAPQECTFLCGNGSLNDGEECDDGNTAPGDGCQGGCLIEPGYSCTDEPSVCEALCGNGLLDPGEQCDDQNSFEGDGCSVTCEVEAGFVCSGEPSFCSLTCGNGLINIDEACDDGNAESGDGCSSSCALEPGYVCEEEPSVCVSICGDGLVTDDEACDDGNGSNEDGCSECLIDSGWSCSGSPSLCEQVCGNGLLDDGEQCDDANSLTGDGCSDTCEVEAGFVCNGLPSVCDAICGDGLILGEEACDDANSLDEDGCNAACSVEEGWTCVSEPSLCTPEGVEPSDSSDPTDPTDPTDATDSTEPSEPTDVSDPTTTPDPTESVDPAGTSDPAETLGPCDDLATALENPDCNAELRFDGGGLSCATSSPGSAWYWLLLVTLVLRAWRLRPEEEA